In one window of Temnothorax longispinosus isolate EJ_2023e chromosome 11, Tlon_JGU_v1, whole genome shotgun sequence DNA:
- the LOC139822122 gene encoding uncharacterized protein translates to MESEARNEINNDYDAFFYATMCHVCKRFGDGVQLKSCRGCTMISYCGKEHQKQHRKQHKPLCKAIQNVLRGDSTDDGADGGETTEKWTVKKQFMDLVSSRLGRDLNMDEKYMFCFPRECLVCHERNIKSLEDCQKCAASFCKNHKDGTEHRDICAPLELCLHSDLFSMREGNSTLDLNFYLQHISCTSTFQNMKDFIKAFGNIKTDSEMSYNVWEAQHSEYLTCSLTLLYVMRLLEYVPKSNKKLVIHVLGTNESEEIVRTVWDILPRLIGTMVIVVVIGPELSCKSNLLNNYDDCMSREKKYLTFEFHDVLYEDYACSSSFVKPDLVVGFNLYIHNHELPGRFSSKETWASSIQMLAKQNCPFALTSPTQYSFKKETDIINTFLNKKVDHMYSGKNPFASLKPYKTIEMEYVSYLNQYVIIYRSLCS, encoded by the coding sequence ATGGaatcagaagcgagaaatgaaattaataacgattatGACGCGTTCTTCTACGCGACCATGTGTCACGTTTGCAAACGGTTTGGCGACGGCGTCCAATTGAAGAGTTGCCGTGGCTGCACGATGATCTCCTATTGTGGTAAGGAACATCAGAAGCAGCACCGGAAACAGCACAAACCTTTGTGCAAAGCCATACAGAATGTGCTGCGAGGCGACAGCACGGATGATGGCGCCGATGGCGGTGAAACTACGGAGAAATGGACCGTCAAGAAGCAGTTCATGGACCTGGTGTCGTCCAGGTTGGGACGTGACCTGAATATGGACGAGAAGTACATGTTCTGTTTTCCAAGAGAGTGCCTAGTTTGCCACGAACGGAACATCAAGTCGTTGGAAGATTGTCAGAAGTGTGCTGCCAGCTTTTGTAAAAATCACAAAGACGGCACGGAGCACAGGGACATCTGCGCTCCCCTGGAACTATGTCTTCATTCAGATTTATTTTCTATGCGAGAGGGAAACAGTACTCTGGACTTGAATTTTTACTTACAACACATTTCCTGCACGAGTACATTTCAAAACATGAAAGACTTTATAAAGGCTTTTGGGAATATTAAGACTGACTCGGAGATGTCGTACAACGTCTGGGAAGCTCAACACTCAGAATATCTGACATGTTCCTTAACTTTGCTTTATGTTATGCGATTATTAGAGTATGTcccaaaaagtaataaaaagctAGTCATTCATGTTCTAGGTACGAATGAGTCCGAAGAAATCGTCCGGACAGTTTGGGATATTTTGCCGCGTTTAATAGGAACCATGGTGATAGTTGTAGTGATAGGGCCGGAATTATCATGTAAATCAAATCTGTTAAATAATTACGATGACTGTATGTcacgagagaaaaaatatttgacgttTGAGTTTCACGACGTATTATACGAGGACTATGCATGCAGCTCGTCATTCGTAAAACCGGACTTGGTTGTAGGATTTAATCTGTATATTCACAACCATGAACTTCCAGGAAGGTTCAGTAGTAAGGAAACGTGGGCGTCGTCCATACAGATGTTAGCAAAACAAAATTGTCCGTTCGCCTTAACGTCTCCCACGcaatattcatttaaaaagGAGACAGACATAATAAACACATTCCTGAATAAAAAGGTAGACCATATGTATAGCGGAAAGAATCCATTCGCCAGCTTAAAACCATATAAAACTATCGAGATGGAGTACGtatcttatttaaatcaatatgtaattatctACAGGAGTCTTTGTTCATAA
- the LOC139822121 gene encoding uncharacterized protein isoform X1, whose product MESEARNQINDNYDKFFYATMCHVCKRFGDGSLKRCSNCKMISYCSKKHQKQHWQQHKPLCKAIQNVRQGRQGYDMNVRGETPEEWTDIKQMFMLLVSRVLIRRLTMCEMQMFQFPRECLICHERDAQLLKVCQKCATCFCIKHKDDIMHRNICASLELCFRSDLLTIKENRTNSCVPDMISYAKHVLDTTSLDIEFLDMNDFINIYGVIRDDSDGVLAADHSQYLTRPLTLFFAMRLLSYVPKSKKDLVIHVVGASFAEESTLIGWEVLPCLLSVTMMSVTMMSVTIVMIGPELKLKYSPHACDPCTSPDNKSLIFKYYDALYDNYVHSPSFVKPDLIVGFNLGIHKHKDTWTRSIKLIAKQNCPFVLTSVTLQDFEKETDRINTILDRQVVYIYKQKNPFASLRPHRVLGPERVYYENQYVAICRNLCL is encoded by the coding sequence ATGGaatcagaagcgagaaatcaAATTAATGACAACTATGACAAGTTCTTCTACGCGACCATGTGTCACGTTTGCAAACGGTTTGGCGACGGCTCTTTGAAGCGATGCAGTAACTGCAAGATGATCTCCTATTGCAGTAAGAAACATCAGAAGCAGCACTGGCAGCAGCACAAACCTTTGTGCAAAGCCATACAGAACGTGCGACAAGGCCGGCAAGGCTACGACATGAATGTTCGCGGAGAAACGCCGGAGGAATGGACCGACATAAAGCAGATGTTCATGCTGCTGGTGTCGCGCGTGCTGATACGTCGTCTGACGATGTGTGAGATGCAAATGTTCCAATTTCCAAGGGAGTGCCTGATTTGCCACGAACGGGACGCTCAATTGTTGAAGGTTTGTCAGAAGTGTGCTACCtgcttttgtataaaacataaagACGACATTATGCACAGAAACATCTGTGCTTCCCTCGAACTATGTTTTCGTTCAGATTTATTAACTATAAAAGAAAATCGCACTAATTCTTGTGTGCCGGACATGATTTCTTACGCGAAACACGTTCTCGACACAACTTCCCTCGACATTGAATTTCTGGATATGAACGactttataaacatttatggAGTTATTCGGGATGACTCGGACGGTGTCTTGGCAGCCGACCACTCACAATATCTGACACGTCCCTTGACGCTGTTTTTTGCTATGCGATTATTATCCTATGTCCCAAAAAGCAAGAAAGATTTAGTCATTCATGTTGTTGGTGCCAGTTTCGCCGAGGAATCCACCTTGATCGGATGGGAAGTTTTGCCTTGTTTATTATCAGTAACGATGATGTCAGTAACGATGATGTCAGTAACGATTGTAATGATAGGgccggaattaaaattaaaatacagcCCACACGCTTGTGATCCCTGTACATCGCCGGATAACAAAAGTTTGATTTTTAAGTACTACGATGCGTTATACGATAACTATGTACACAGCCCGTCATTCGTAAAACCGGACCTTATTGTAGGATTTAACCTGGGTATTCACAAGCATAAAGACACGTGGACGCGGTCCATTAAGCTGATAGCGAAGCAAAATTGTCCGTTCGTCTTAACGTCTGTCACGCTTCAGGACTTCGAGAAGGAGACCGACAGAATAAATACAATTCTAGATAGACAGGTAgtttatatctataaacaaAAGAATCCATTCGCTAGTCTAAGACCGCATAGAGTCCTCGGGCCGGAGCGCGTGTATTATGAGAATCAATATGTCGCTATCTGCCGGAATCTTTGTTTGTAA
- the LOC139822121 gene encoding uncharacterized protein isoform X2, whose product MESEARNQINDNYDKFFYATMCHVCKRFGDGSLKRCSNCKMISYCSKKHQKQHWQQHKPLCKAIQNVRQGRQGYDMNVRGETPEEWTDIKQMFMLLVSRVLIRRLTMCEMQMFQFPRECLICHERDAQLLKDLTWVFTSIKTRGRGPLS is encoded by the exons ATGGaatcagaagcgagaaatcaAATTAATGACAACTATGACAAGTTCTTCTACGCGACCATGTGTCACGTTTGCAAACGGTTTGGCGACGGCTCTTTGAAGCGATGCAGTAACTGCAAGATGATCTCCTATTGCAGTAAGAAACATCAGAAGCAGCACTGGCAGCAGCACAAACCTTTGTGCAAAGCCATACAGAACGTGCGACAAGGCCGGCAAGGCTACGACATGAATGTTCGCGGAGAAACGCCGGAGGAATGGACCGACATAAAGCAGATGTTCATGCTGCTGGTGTCGCGCGTGCTGATACGTCGTCTGACGATGTGTGAGATGCAAATGTTCCAATTTCCAAGGGAGTGCCTGATTTGCCACGAACGGGACGCTCAATTGTTGAAG GATTTAACCTGGGTATTCACAAGCATAAAGACACGTGGACGCGGTCCATTAAGCTGA
- the LOC139822104 gene encoding uncharacterized protein → MESEASNQINNDYTELFFYATMCHVCKRFGDGVQLKRCGDCWMIAYCGPEHQKQHWKQHKPLCKAIRNVLRNYSMDYRDQTTEEWADKKLTFMQLVSSRLGRDLNMSEMDMFLFPNECLICHEWKSLKSCKKCAASFCQIHENHIDHWDICAPLELCLRIKLFFSIEEGYCKFPNSVLHSSSTTIAVHNMRDFIKAFVYIQTDSEMEYNIWAAYSSEYLTRPLTLFYAVGLLNYVLKGTFLIIHIVGANYLEETTLWTWEIFLQLMEPVTSIMIVMIGPELKDKLDPSRTDDNFFLGNKSLFVEYHDVSYEDYVDSSTFTKPDLIVGFHLSIEEHNNKEIWAPSIRVIAKQNCPFILTFSKQRELEKGMNKMNTILGEELDFFGSGKNPFASCKPHRDFGSERVCYHNQYMIIYQSLC, encoded by the coding sequence ATGGAATCAGAAGCaagtaatcaaattaataacgaCTACACCGAGTTGTTCTTCTACGCGACCATGTGTCACGTTTGCAAACGGTTTGGCGACGGCGTCCAATTGAAGAGATGCGGTGACTGCTGGATGATCGCCTATTGTGGTCCTGAACATCAGAAGCAGCACTGGAAGCAGCACAAACCTTTGTGCAAAGCCATACGGAACGTGCTGCGAAACTACAGCATGGATTATCGCGATCAAACTACGGAGGAATGGGCCGACAAGAAGCTGACCTTCATGCAGCTAGTGTCGTCCAGGCTAGGACGTGACCTGAATATGAGTGAGATGGATATGTTCCTTTTTCCAAACGAGTGCCTAATTTGCCACGAATGGAAGTCGTTGAAGAGTTGTAAGAAGTGTGCTGCCAGCTTTTGTCAAATTCACGAAAACCACATTGACCACTGGGACATCTGCGCTCCTCTGGAACTATGTcttcgtataaaattatttttttctatagaaGAAGGATACTGCAAATTTCCGAATAGTGTCTTGCACAGTTCCTCCACGACTATTGCAGTTCACAACATGAGAGACTTTATAAAGGCTTTTGTGTATATTCAGACTGACTCGGAGATGGAGTACAATATCTGGGCAGCCTATTCCTCAGAATATCTGACGCGTCCCTTGACGCTGTTTTATGCTGTGGGATTGTTAAACTATGTTCTAAAAGGCACATTTCTAATCATTCATATTGTAGGTGCAAATTACCTCGAAGAAACCACCTTATGGACGTGGGAAATTTTCCTGCAGTTAATGGAGCCCGTGACATCAATAATGATTGTAATGATAGGGCcggaattaaaagataaattggATCCGTCACGCACTGATGATAACTTTTTTTTGGGGAACAAAAGTTTGTTTGTTGAGTACCACGATGTGTCATACGAGGACTATGTGGACAGTTCGACATTCACAAAACCGGACTTGATTGTAGGATTTCACTTAAGTATTGAGGAACATAATAATAAGGAAATATGGGCGCCATCCATACGTGTGATAGCGAAACAGAATTGTCCGTTTATCTTAACGTTTTCTAAGCAACGGGAACTTGAGAAGGGGATGAACAAAATGAACACAATCCTGGGTGAGGAGTTAGATTTTTTCGGTAGCGGAAAGAACCCATTCGCCAGTTGCAAACCGCATAGAGACTTTGGGTCAGAGCGCGTGTGTTATCATAATCAGTATATGATTATCTACCAAAGTCTTTGTTAA
- the LOC139822098 gene encoding uncharacterized protein, translated as MESEARNEINNDYDAFFYATMCHVCKRFGDGVQLKMCGGCRMISYCSQEHQKQHWKKHKSLCKAIQKVVRDYSMDDGGETTEEWTKKKLMFMDLVSTRLGRCLNMDEMQMFCFPRECLFCHERNKSLESCQKCAASFCQNHKDGIEHKGICAPLELCLCTDLFSMREGNSSLDLHFYLQHISCTSTFQNMKDFIKAFGNIKTDSEMSYNVWEAQHSDYLTCSLTLLYVMRLLEYVPKSNKKLVIHVLGTNESGEIVRTVWDILPRLIGTMVMVVVIGPKLSCKSNLLNNYDNCLSREKKYLTFEFHDVLYEDYACSPSFVKPDLVVGFNLYIHKYKLEGRSSKETWAPSIQMLAKQNCPFVLTSATQYSFKKETDIINAILNKEVDHLYSGKNPFASLKPYKTIEMKYVAYINQYVIIYRSLCS; from the coding sequence ATGGaatcagaagcgagaaatgaaattaataacgattatGACGCGTTCTTCTACGCGACCATGTGTCACGTTTGCAAACGATTTGGCGACGGCGTCCAATTGAAGATGTGCGGTGGCTGCAGGATGATCTCCTATTGTAGTCAGGAACATCAGAAGCAGCACTGGAAGAAGCACAAATCTTTGTGCAAAGCAATACAGAAGGTGGTGCGAGACTACAGCATGGATGATGGCGGTGAAACTACGGAGGAATGGACAAAAAAAAAGCTGATGTTCATGGACCTGGTGTCGACCAGGTTGGGACGTTGCCTGAATATGGATGAGATGCAAATGTTCTGTTTTCCAAGAGAGTGCCTATTTTGCCACGAACGGAACAAGTCGTTGGAGAGTTGTCAGAAGTGTGCTGCCAGCTTTTGTCAAAATCACAAAGACGGCATTGAGCACAAAGGCATATGCGCTCCCCTGGAACTATGTCTTTGCACAGATTTATTTTCTATGCGAGAGGGAAACAGTTCTCTGGACTTGCATTTTTACTTACAACACATTTCCTGCACGAGTACATTTCAGAACATGAAAGACTTTATAAAGGCTTTTGGGAATATTAAGACTGACTCGGAGATGTCGTACAATGTCTGGGAAGCTCAACACTCAGATTATCTGACATGTTCCTTAACGTTGCTTTATGTTATGCGATTATTAGAGTATGTcccaaaaagtaataaaaagctAGTCATTCATGTTCTAGGTACGAATGAGTCCGGAGAAATCGTCCGGACAGTTTGGGATATTTTGCCGCGTTTAATAGGAACCATGGTGATGGTTGTAGTGATAGGGCCGAAATTATCATGTAAATCAAATCTGTTAAATAATTACGATAACTGTCTGTcacgagagaaaaaatatttgacgttTGAGTTTCACGACGTATTATACGAGGACTATGCATGCAGCCCGTCATTCGTAAAACCGGACTTGGTTGTAGGATTTAATCTGTATATTCACAAGTATAAACTTGAAGGAAGATCCAGTAAGGAAACGTGGGCGCCGTCCATACAGATGTTAGCGAAACAAAATTGTCCGTTCGTCTTAACGTCTGCCACGcaatattcatttaaaaagGAGACAGACATAATAAACGCAATCCTGAATAAAGAGGTAGACCATCTGTATAGCGGAAAGAATCCATTTGCCAGCTTAAAACCATATAAAACTATCGAGATGAAGTACGTAgcttatataaatcaatatgtaattatctACAGGAGTCTTTGTTCATAA
- the LOC139822092 gene encoding uncharacterized protein isoform X1 yields MESEAKNQMKYCDAFFYATMCHVCKRFGDGVQLKRCGCCKMIAYCGKEHQKQHWEQHKSMCKATRNVHLEYGKNLCRATTEEWVYEKLAIARIVSSRLKRRLNADEMQMLCFQRACLVCHELNGKLLETCQKCAASFCQNHKYSTEHRNICAHLELCLRIDLFSIGEGNNPPDAPDLQPYLQHFLQEYSHVSCKNIFRNMKDFIKVFRNIRTDSEMSSNTRAILNSEYLTPPLTLFHAMRLLNYVPKGNDLVVHVLGARKSEEITLIGWEIFPRLIGAKVSIILIGPELPCKSTLSHHCDNCMSREKKCLTFELHDGLYEDYVRSSSFVKPDLVVGFNMGVRNHEPPVESSKETWTPSIELIAKENCPFILTSSTLYAFKKETDIIKTILDKEVNHIYSGKNPFASLIPYRAIGGLEYVSYMNQYIIIYKSLFITDMRNLSDRYKLMSVFDDEENIAR; encoded by the coding sequence ATGGAATCAGAAGCGAAAAATCAAATGAAGTATTGTGACGCGTTCTTCTACGCGACCATGTGCCACGTTTGCAAACGGTTTGGCGACGGCGTTCAATTGAAGAGATGCGGTTGCTGCAAGATGATCGCCTATTGCGGTAAGGAACATCAGAAGCAGCATTGGGAACAGCACAAATCTATGTGCAAAGCCACACGGAACGTGCACCTAGAGTACGGCAAGAATCTTTGCCGTGCAACTACAGAGGAATGGGTCTACGAGAAGCTGGCCATCGCGCGGATAGTGTCATCCAGGCTGAAACGTCGTCTGAATGCGGATGAGATGCAAATGCTCTGTTTTCAAAGGGCGTGCTTAGTTTGCCACGAACTGAACGGCAAGTTGTTGGAGACTTGTCAGAAGTGTGCTGCCAGCTTTTGTCAAAATCACAAATACAGTACTGAGCACAGGAACATCTGCGCTCACCTGGAACTATGTCTTCGCatagatttattttctataggAGAAGGAAACAATCCTCCGGATGCTCCGGACCTGCAGCCTTACTTGCAACATTTCCTGCAAGAGTACTCGCACGTTTCCTGCAAGAATATATTTCGGAACATGAAGGACTTTATCAAAGTTTTTAGGAATATTCGTACTGACTCGGAGATGTCGAGCAACACCCGGGCAATTTTAAACTCAGAATATCTGACACCTCCCTTAACGTTGTTTCATGCTAtgcgattattaaattatgtccCAAAAGGTAACGATTTAGTCGTTCATGTTCTAGGTGCGAGAAAGAGCGAAGAAATCACCTTGATCGGGTGGGAAATTTTTCCGCGTTTAATAGGAGCCAAGGTGTCAATTATATTGATAGGACCGGAATTACCATGTAAATCAACGCTGTCACATCATTGCGATAATTGTATGTCACGGgagaaaaaatgtttgacGTTTGAGTTACACGATGGGTTATACGAGGACTATGTACGCAGTTCGTCATTCGTAAAACCGGACTTGGTTGTAGGATTTAATATGGGTGTTCGCAACCATGAACCTCCAGTTGAGTCCAGTAAGGAAACGTGGACGCCGTCCATTGAGTTGATAGCGAAAGAAAATTGTCCGTTTATCTTGACGTCTTCCACGCtatatgcatttaaaaaagagacagacataataaaaacaatcCTGGATAAAGAGGTAAACCATATATATAGTGGAAAGAATCCATTCGCCAGTTTAATCCCATACAGAGCTATCGGCGGGCTGGAGTACGTATCTTATAtgaatcaatatataattatctacaaGAGTCTGTTTATAACTGATATGCGTAATTTAAGCGACCGATACAAACTAATGTCTGTGTTTGATGACGAAGAAAACATTGCGCGTTAA
- the LOC139822097 gene encoding uncharacterized protein yields MESETRNQIDNDYTKFFYATMCHVCKRFGDGVQLKSCGGCKMIAYCGQEHQKQHWKQHKPLCKAIQDVLQNCNMNVCGETSEECTNVKQMFILLVSSTLERRLTMDEMQMFRFPRECLVCHERDARSLKVCQKCAASFCKNHKDGTEHGDICASLELCLHSDFLATRKESYYLVLLSYATHVFATGNVTFRDMKDFINSCGIIQTDSAMSYDILAADHSQYLTRPLTLFHAMRLLNYAAKRKNLVVHVVGASVAEECTLIGWEVLPRLIETVMSVTIVMIGPELKRKFDPSGTCDDCPSPDNKSLIFKYHDVLYENYVRKPLFVKPDLIVGFNLGIHERELGSKRETWAPSIRMLAKQNCPFVLTSVTLHDFEKETDRINTILGRQVDYIYKEKNPFASLRPHRVLGPERVYYENQYVAIYRNLYS; encoded by the coding sequence ATGGAATCGGAAACGAGAAATCAAATTGATAACGATTATACCAAGTTCTTCTACGCGACCATGTGCCACGTTTGCAAACGGTTTGGCGACGGCGTCCAATTGAAGAGTTGCGGTGGCTGCAAGATGATCGCTTATTGCGGTCAGGAACATCAGAAGCAACACTGGAAGCAGCACAAACCCTTGTGCAAAGCCATACAGGACGTGCTGCAAAACTGCAACATGAATGTTTGCGGTGAAACGTCGGAGGAATGTACCAACGTGAAACAGATGTTCATACTGCTGGTGTCGAGCACGCTGGAACGTCGTCTGACGATGGACGAGATGCAAATGTTCCGTTTTCCAAGGGAGTGCCTGGTTTGCCACGAACGGGACGCTCGGTCGTTGAAGGTTTGTCAGAAGTGTGCTGCCAGCTTTTGTAAAAATCACAAAGACGGCACTGAGCACGGGGACATCTGCGCTTCTCTGGAACTATGTCTTCATTCAGATTTCTTAGCTACAAGAAAGGAAAGTTATTATCTGGTGCTGCTTTCTTACGCGACTCACGTTTTTGCCACGGGAAACGTTACATTTCGGGACATGAAAGACTTTATAAACTCTTGTGGGATTATTCAGACTGACTCGGCGATGTCGTACGATATCTTGGCAGCCGATCACTCACAATATCTGACACGTCCCTTGACGTTGTTTCATGCTATGCGATTATTAAACTATGCCGCAAAACGCAAAAATCTAGTCGTTCACGTTGTAGGTGCGAGTGTCGCCGAGGAATGCACCTTAATCGGATGGGAAGTTTTGCCACGTTTAATAGAGACCGTGATGTCGGTAACGATTGTAATGATAGGGCCGGAATTAAAACGTAAATTCGATCCGTCAGGCACTTGTGACGACTGTCCATCACCGGACAACAAAAGTTTGATTTTTAAGTACCACGATGTGTTATACGAGAACTATGTACGCAAACCGTTATTCGTAAAACCGGACTTGATCGTAGGATTTAATCTGGGTATTCACGAGCGCGAACTTGGTTCCAAGAGGGAAACGTGGGCGCCGTCCATACGGATGCTAGCGAAGCAAAATTGTCCGTTCGTCTTAACGTCTGTCACGCTTCATGACTTCGAGAAGGAGACCGACAGAATAAATACAATTCTGGGTAGACAAGTagattatatctataaagaaaagaatccATTCGCTAGTCTAAGACCGCATAGAGTCCTCGGGCCGGAGCGCGTGTATTATGAGAATCAATATGTGGCTATCTACCGAAATCTTTATTCGTAA
- the LOC139822099 gene encoding uncharacterized protein, protein MELRNCVYLQCDYTTFFYATMCHVCKRFGDGVPLKRCSSCRMIAYCGRAHQKQHWKQHKPLCKAIQDVLQEYHCNDRYIDSEVHDKMKLIFTRLVSCKLGRHLNVGEIQMFIFPKECLICHEKNDKLLEGCQKCAASFCKNHKDDTEHGDICAFLELGLRSDLLAMTEFTEFSNSLEPLSDLKRVPDASTFQNMKDFVNALGNIQTDSKLPYDILAAEYSQCLSRPLTVFYAMRLLNYVLKGKVLVIHVVDANYAEEATFLLWKVLLQLMETVMSVVVIMIGPGLKDKVDPSRTCKSFLLLENRTLFFEYHDVSYENYVHSPSFEKPDLIVGFNLNIQEHELESNKEIWALSIHALAKQNCPVVLTFSKQRELEKGMNKMNTTLGKKVDYLYSGKNPFASFRPHRDFGPERVYYDNQYVVIY, encoded by the coding sequence ATGGAATTAAGAAATTGTGTATATCTACAATGTGATTATACCACGTTCTTCTACGCGACCATGTGTCACGTTTGCAAGCGGTTTGGCGACGGCGTCCCTTTGAAGAGATGCAGTAGCTGCAGGATGATCGCCTATTGTGGTCGGGCACATCAGAAGCAGCACTGGAAGCAGCACAAACCTTTGTGCAAAGCCATACAGGACGTGCTGCAGGAATACCACTGTAATGATCGCTATATAGATTCTGAGGTTCATGACAAGATGAAGCTGATCTTCACGAGGCTGGTGTCGTGCAAGCTGGGCCGTCATCTGAACGTGGGCGAGATACAAATGTTCATATTTCCGAAGGAGTGCCTAATTTGCCATGAAAAGAACGATAAGTTGTTGGAGGGTTGTCAGAAGTGTGCTGCCAGCTTTTGTAAAAATCACAAAGACGACACTGAGCACGGGGACATCTGCGCTTTCCTGGAACTAGGTCTTCGTTCAGATTTATTAGCTATGACAGAGTTTACAGAATTCAGTAATTCTCTGGAGCCGCTTTCTGACTTGAAACGCGTTCCGGACGCGAGTACTTTTCAGAACATGAAAGACTTCGTAAACGCTTTAGGGAATATTCAGACTGATTCGAAGCTACCGTATGATATTTTGGCAGCCGAATACTCACAATGTCTGTCACGTCCTTTGACGGTGTTTTATGCTATGCGATTGTTAAACTATGTCTTAAAAggcaaagttttagtcattcATGTTGTAGATGCAAATTACGCCGAAGAAGCCACCTTCTTGCTGTGGAAAGTTTTGCTGCAGTTAATGGAGACCGTGATGTCAGTTGTGGTTATAATGATAGGGCCAGGTTTAAAAGATAAAGTCGATCCGTCACGCACttgtaaaagttttttattgcttGAGAACCGAACTTTGTTTTTTGAGTACCACGATGTGTCATACGAGAACTATGTGCACAGTCCGTCATTCGAAAAACCGGACTTGATTGTAGGATTTAACTTGAATATTCAGGAACATGAACTTGAgtctaataaagaaatatgggCGCTATCCATACATGCGTTAGCGAAACAAAATTGTCCGGTTGTCTTAACGTTTTCTAAGCAACGGGAACTTGAGAAGGGGATGAACAAAATGAACACAACCCTTGGTAAGAAGGTAGATTATCTCTATAGCGGAAAGAACCCATTCGCTAGTTTCAGACCACATAGAGACTTTGGGCCAGAGCGCGTGTATTATGATAATCAGTATGTAGTTATCTACTAA